TATATCGACGAATACCAGGATACGAATATGCTTCAGGATGCGATTTTCAGAGCTGTTTCGAGGAAGCGCAACATGTTTGCCGTCGGTGACCCTAAGCAGAGTATATATGGTTTTCGCGGAGCTTTACCGGAAATATTCACCTCATATAGAAACAACTGCGGCGATTATTCCGCTGAAAATCCGGATGACAGGCAAAGAATTTTCCTCTCGGATAATTTCAGGTGTGATGAAAGCGTCGTATCATTTGTGAATACTGTATGTGAAAAGCTTTTAAATACAGATCCCGACAACCTTCTTTACGGAAAGAACGACCGGTTAGTAAAATCAAAACTGTTTGAATCAGGTTTCAGCTGTGAAATTGCCGTGATCGACAAATCACCGACCGCTGCGCAAACGGAAGCAGGTTATATAGCGAAAAAAATCAAAGAACTATTATCGGAGAACATAATCACAGATTCCGGACGGCCGTTATGTCCCGATGATATCGCCGTGCTTGCGCGGAAAGCGGATGTTCTTATACCGGTCAAACAGGAACTTGAATCCATAGGCATTGATTCTGTTTGCGCGGCGGATGATAAATTCACAGAATCAGCCGAAATTCTTTTTATGACTTCACTCTTGAATGCGATAGATAATCCATACCGCGATGAATATCTGATCGGTACGCTCGCGTCGCCTGTGTTCTGCTTTTCATCTGATGATCTTTTCAGGATCAGATTGGCAAAAAAGGATTCTCCGTTTTATGAAGCACTGAAGAGCTTTACAAGCGAAGACATGCTTTCGGATAAGGTCACAGAGTTTTTATATAAGCTTTCGGTTTATAGGAATGCGTCTTTGAAATACAACGCATTGGAGCTTATCCGTTATTTGTATTCAGATACGGATATATTTTCCGCTTTTACTTCCGTCGATAAAGCTGTTAGAATTTGCAAAAAGAAAAATCTAGTCCGACTTACGCGAATAGCTCAGAGCTATATCAAAGCGAATTCCGGTGGACTCGGAAGCTTTATACCGTATCTGGCAAGCTTTTCGGGAGCAGATAGCGAAGCATCCGTAAGCGAAGACGGCGGAAGCGTCAAGCTTATGACTATGCATAAAGCTAAGGGACTCGAATTTCCGGTATGTATACTCTGCGGCTTGGGATCAAATCCGAATGAAAGAGATTTAAGCGGCTCTGTTGTGTTTTCATCAAAAACAGGTCCGGCATTTTTGATGCTCAACGACAGCGGAACCGCCAGGTTCAATACCGTTCTCAGACGCGCCGCCATATCGGAGCTGAAAAAGCAGATGAGAGACGAAGAAAAGAGAGTTCTTTATGTTGCAATGACAAGAGCAAGACAAAAGCTTATTGTCTGCGGAACAATGGACGGTACGGATAAATTAAATGAATTGATATGTCCGTTTCCGGAGCATACGCAGGATACCGAATTTATAATTCAGAGTCTTTTTTGGGCAAAAACACCACTTGAAATGATACTGACCTGTATTTCGGATAATACTATGATTACAGAAGCGTTTAAAAAAGCAGGACGTGATGATTATGATGCGTCATCAGTCTGCGTTCCGGGACTGACAGTAAATATTGTCAAAGGAGAGAAAGACAGCTTTGAAAGCAGCTCTGAAATGTTTTTAAAAGGAAACTGCTGTGATAAAAAATACATTCAGCAGACAAAATTCAGCAGGAGCGAAGCGGATAACATCATTGCCGACTTGACATTCATATATCCTTACAGTAAGCTTACTGAAATGCCGAAAAAGCTATCGGTTTCACAATTATACAGAGGGCTTAACGATTTTGATCACATTGAGCAAAAACAGCCTGAGCAGATAATGCTTGCTTCCGGCAACTTTACCAGAAAAGACAATTCATATGACGCGGCCTTCGCCGGTACATCGACGCATCTTTTTATGCAGTTTTGTGACTTTGATATATGCATAAAAAGCGGAACGGAATATGAAGCCGGCCGCCTTGTGGATGAAAATTACATATCTGTAAAAAACCGCGATTTTCTGAATCACAGGGTCTTGAAAGCTTTTTTTGCTTCTGACCTTTTTAACCGGATTCGATTATCCGAATATGTAAAACGGGAATTAAGGTTTAATGTGTTCATGAAAGCCTCTGAATTATTTTCGGATGGAACCAGCTCAGAAAACGACTCAGATATACTCGTTCAGGGCGTGATCGACTGCTTTTTCAAGAACGATGACGGTACATATACGGTCATGGATTATAAAACTGATCGGGTACAGAGTGAGGATATTCTATGGGAAAGATATTCCGCTCAATTGAAGTTATATAAAAAAGCGGTCGAAAAAATGACCGGATCCAGAGTGTCTAAAATTGTGATCTATTCTTTTAATCTCGGCCGAGAAACTGAAATTACGCTTACTGAATAATTCTAATCAACGAAATTAAATGCGGCGCCTTAAACCTGAAAAGGCTTCCGGCGACGCATTTAATTTCCTTCATTTAAAATTCCAAATTAATATTACAATTTCTCAGCAGTAGTGAAAATAGCTTTCATACCGTCAGAGTACTCACCTTTATAAATGTACTTTAAAAAATTCAGATCGTGATCATGATTTTCAAAGGTATGCAGAGTAAGATTCGTTTTTCCGAGTTGTTTGAATTCCGCTTCGATATCCTGTGCTTGCTGCATAGGCGTCATATAGTCATATTCTCCGGAAAATATATGTATTGGCAATTCAAGCAGCGGCAGGATCTCTTTTGTCGGGCGAAGTTCGAAATGTTCCTTGAACCAACCGCTTGTCAAGCGGATACCGTGATTGTTTTTGAGCCATTCGTCGTCGTTTCCGTCAATGGCGCGGAGCATGTTGTACAAATGTTCTGTAGCTAAAGGCGCTGTGTCGGCAAGTGTGATTTTACCGTCTCCGTCACGGTCAAGATCGGTAAAGGCTTTGTCACAGAATAATGATCCTCTCACCTGATTTATATCTTATGTAAAATCCGATTCTGTAATATAGCCTTTTCTGTCATAATCAAACAGATGCCGCCAAAATATAAGTGTAGAATTACCTGAAAGCTGCCATATTAAAATATCACGTAAATTTTCATTGCTATATCCGGCAAGCATCAGCGCAGATATTTTTGCTTTTCCTCCGAGAACGACAAGAGAAGCAAGATTTGAGCCTTCACTCCATCCAAGTAAAATCACACGAACACCTGGGTATGTTTTTCTCAGGTATGCAACAATATTCTCAATGTCAGATACCGAATTATTAGGCAAATATTTTTTATATGCTTCATCATTAATATCGACGAAGTATGGAGGCGTGTCGCCGTCGCTGACACCGCGCTGACTGTAAGAACAAAAACCTATATTCCGTTTAGTTAACTCCTCTGCGAAAACATCAAAGTAGTTAAAGAGCCTCCCGTCAGGCAACTGCCGTTTGGTCGTATAAGTCATAGGTCCCGAACCGTTGACAAAAAGAATAATTTTGCCGCAGATACCACTTTCCGGCAGGCAAATCCGCACATCAAGCGGATATCCGTCATATGCGCATATATTAAGTATTTGTACAGTCATCAGTTGTTTTTAATATATTCGTCTATGGTCCCCTGAATGGCATTAATACTCTGATCCTTGCGTGTGTCATATTCGGAAGAGAAGTTGGACGATGAGGATGTCCACATCGAGCAGAACATGTCATACCATCCACCCCAATTGTAAATCATTGATAAGTCAAAACACCTGTTGGCGAGGATGATATCGAGCATCTCACCCGATTCAACGTCACGCATGGTCTTATGTTCGATCGCCGTATCGTAATAGGCTTTTCTCAATGTATCCTTCGATTCACGGCAAAGCGCTTCAAGCGCGTATGCTGTTACATCAGTATTCACATTCGATGTCGGAATCGCATAAAGCGAAGCGCAGGTAGACGCGTCCACAACCTCGACATAAGGCTGATCCGCATAACGCTTCGGCATCGGGAGCAAGCCAAAGTCCTGATCAAAGGATGTATAAAGATTTCTTATAGTCCACAAAGTGGAGGAAGCGAGCAATGCTCTGTCGTCCTTTACGACCGAGGTGCAATCTCTCGACCAGCCGATATAATAAGTGTCGCGTGATTTGACCATATCCATTATTATATCGTATACTTCAGCTGAGGAGGAAGAATAAACGGAAAGCTCAGGATAATCATCCGCGTTTTTCTTAGTAACAGATTCACCGAGAGAATAAAACAGAGCATATGTATTAAACGGCTCAAAAACGTAGCCATAGCTGTCGTTTATATCCATCTTGCCGTCATCGTTTACGTCCTTTTTCATCTGTTTGGATATCTCTTCAACTTTTTCTATAGTCCACTTATTATCACGTACGAGCTGATATAGATTTTCTATATTATTCTCTTCCCATACGTTTTTATTATAAACGCATATCCAAGTGGCATCATTGTCGGACATTGAAAGATCACCGGTCGTGCAGAAAAGCTTCCCGCCTATTGAAAGCTGTTCATTTGCGTGCTGATCCCACCATGGTCCGTCAAGCTGAAGATAAGGAAGCGTCTTTAAATCGACGCAATATCCGCCTTGAGCCATTGCGGCGACAGATTTTCCCTCCGCGATTATCATGTCGAACGACTGATCGCCTGCATTGATCGAAGCCTCCGCCAATTCGCGTTGATTTTTAGGGGAAACAACAGATTCAAGAGTAATGCCGTATTTTTCGCTGAGTATCCCGTTACGGCGATAAACCGATTCGTTGATTATCTCGTTTTCATCACCATCAGCCGTGAAATCCATGGTATACCAATCAACATACCCGCTTTCGCGTCCCCGCGTGTATGCTTTAAATACATAACCGTTTGCATCTTCAAGCGCCGGAAGAGGATCAAAGCCGTAATATTTACCGTCCCCGGTATCTGTTGATTGTTCGTTTGTGCCGTTTGATTTGTTGCCAGACGGTTTCGTGTCATTTGCACATGAAGCAAACAATGTCGATACAAGAATCAATATCGCAAGAATAATGGATAGCTTTTTCATATTATTGATTATACCCGTGCCTTTCTGTTCTTTCAGCATTTACACTGTCAGTAGATCTTAATTAATGATTATTATATCATAATATTAACAAAAAGTAAATACGGTGGAGAGAAAATCCGCGCCTGTTTCAGACGCGGATTTTATTAACTCGGCATTCAAATAATTAACGCTTAAAGAGAGAAAAGACTCTGGAGTATGGGCTTTTCTCTCTTACACGACTTATTTAAATGCCGTTTAAATAATCGATAGCCGAATTAGCAAAAAGCAATACTTATACAAAGCTTTTGCAAGTGCC
The Oscillospiraceae bacterium genome window above contains:
- a CDS encoding UvrD-helicase domain-containing protein; this encodes MAKAKIAFTSNQKSAINAKNVSLIVSAAAGSGKTAVLTERILQRLSDPADPADISKLLVVTFTRSAAAELKDRLYKKLDEACLANPSDKLIRRQLNSLSSAKISTIHSFCFNIVKQNFFALGLPSKLRISDPAEAKMLRNACMEEIVNAYFENSGEESVGFKLSCNNYGDFLYLADLCSAVKSDRNFSEMLIKLYEKLSSFPLPLRMLNESTQKLCDELSLMINEKANVNEKEREANCDAVLKTVTGSVITVEALKAVRAIKSRSLMLKDAASTSDKRLGSAYLPAFESDIALFAEAENAILCNDSKTLMDLIGASESAKKRLNPLRIAPDEKKLIRLKNAFQKMRDTEFTQYKDVMSSLGSLFRESVKSEYEINIKLNRVLTELLTDFRQYYSSEKLKHGILDYSDLEHYAFISLVKPETFNYSTGEFERTPFAVKCSKEIDEIYIDEYQDTNMLQDAIFRAVSRKRNMFAVGDPKQSIYGFRGALPEIFTSYRNNCGDYSAENPDDRQRIFLSDNFRCDESVVSFVNTVCEKLLNTDPDNLLYGKNDRLVKSKLFESGFSCEIAVIDKSPTAAQTEAGYIAKKIKELLSENIITDSGRPLCPDDIAVLARKADVLIPVKQELESIGIDSVCAADDKFTESAEILFMTSLLNAIDNPYRDEYLIGTLASPVFCFSSDDLFRIRLAKKDSPFYEALKSFTSEDMLSDKVTEFLYKLSVYRNASLKYNALELIRYLYSDTDIFSAFTSVDKAVRICKKKNLVRLTRIAQSYIKANSGGLGSFIPYLASFSGADSEASVSEDGGSVKLMTMHKAKGLEFPVCILCGLGSNPNERDLSGSVVFSSKTGPAFLMLNDSGTARFNTVLRRAAISELKKQMRDEEKRVLYVAMTRARQKLIVCGTMDGTDKLNELICPFPEHTQDTEFIIQSLFWAKTPLEMILTCISDNTMITEAFKKAGRDDYDASSVCVPGLTVNIVKGEKDSFESSSEMFLKGNCCDKKYIQQTKFSRSEADNIIADLTFIYPYSKLTEMPKKLSVSQLYRGLNDFDHIEQKQPEQIMLASGNFTRKDNSYDAAFAGTSTHLFMQFCDFDICIKSGTEYEAGRLVDENYISVKNRDFLNHRVLKAFFASDLFNRIRLSEYVKRELRFNVFMKASELFSDGTSSENDSDILVQGVIDCFFKNDDGTYTVMDYKTDRVQSEDILWERYSAQLKLYKKAVEKMTGSRVSKIVIYSFNLGRETEITLTE
- a CDS encoding extracellular solute-binding protein; amino-acid sequence: MLKEQKGTGIINNMKKLSIILAILILVSTLFASCANDTKPSGNKSNGTNEQSTDTGDGKYYGFDPLPALEDANGYVFKAYTRGRESGYVDWYTMDFTADGDENEIINESVYRRNGILSEKYGITLESVVSPKNQRELAEASINAGDQSFDMIIAEGKSVAAMAQGGYCVDLKTLPYLQLDGPWWDQHANEQLSIGGKLFCTTGDLSMSDNDATWICVYNKNVWEENNIENLYQLVRDNKWTIEKVEEISKQMKKDVNDDGKMDINDSYGYVFEPFNTYALFYSLGESVTKKNADDYPELSVYSSSSAEVYDIIMDMVKSRDTYYIGWSRDCTSVVKDDRALLASSTLWTIRNLYTSFDQDFGLLPMPKRYADQPYVEVVDASTCASLYAIPTSNVNTDVTAYALEALCRESKDTLRKAYYDTAIEHKTMRDVESGEMLDIILANRCFDLSMIYNWGGWYDMFCSMWTSSSSNFSSEYDTRKDQSINAIQGTIDEYIKNN